One window of Nostoc sp. C052 genomic DNA carries:
- a CDS encoding leucine-rich repeat domain-containing protein: protein MTQDELLQLIDRAVAEGWRELDLSGQELTELPVEIGKLQQLESLILGKKIEGYERVGNRFLQKVSGNNLKTLPLELLGLPNLRKLDISGNPLESIPDVVTQILHLEELILIRVELTKIPNAIANLTNLTQLHLSYNRITQIPETIANLTNLTQLHLSYNQITQIPEAIANLTNLTQLHLSYNQITQIPEAIANLTNLTQLHLGDNQITEIPETIANLTNLTQLHLSRNQITEIPEEIAQLTNLTELVLSGNQITEIPEEIAQLTNLTELVLSRNQITEIPEEIAQLTNLTELVLSGNQITEIPEAIAKLTKLRGLVLSDNQITEIPEEIAKLTNLTHLDLFSNQITEIPEEIAKLTNLTYLYLFSNQITEIPEEIAKLTNLTHLYLFSNQITEIPEEIAKLTNLTHLYLSRNQITEIPEEIESLPKLEKLDLRGNPLPISPEILGSSDDAGSVEDIFNYLRLLRSGEVSPLNEAKLLLIGQGSVGKTSLIERLIRNKYDKNQSQTDGLNVETWNVQVNSKDIRLNVWDFGGQEIYHATHQFFLTKRSLYLLVCNCRTSEEENRIEYWLKLIESFGGQSPVIIVGNKKDEQPLDINRKALREKYPNIQDIIETSCQDNIGIDELRTAILQQVGKLKEVYDLLPLSWFEVKQQLESMPQDFISYNRYIGICHENKIPEEQNQDQLIDLLHRLGLVLNFRDHPILKDTNVLKPNWVTEGIYALLSDENLKTKTKGIFTPADLIRILDPERYPTQRHGYLIELMKEFELGFALECYPPQFLIAGLLPKDQPDETELQGETLEFQYHYKVLPESIISRFIVNTHEKIHNQIYWRSGVMLQYQENNEIYNIARIKADPEDKKIFITISDRKETRRLFLGILRDVFQKIHKSLPNLEITEWVPVPNHPNHPPLDYQELLGLESMGESIITIGKLKLKLDLRQLLDGYESVESRRKSQKTDNDLGDRTAYEDMRDIAKLAVSREIKINNNNKAEANAMSENPQFTNNLQGANIANLANQVKDNASQQASNFNQTSGASVAELMQLIGNLRQTAAQFPPETHDDIIIDIDDVEVEIQKPEKERNLPKLKKRLVALLTAATVVAAPIASMTGFTKDVLEIGSKLGIELKLPPVK, encoded by the coding sequence TATGAACGAGTAGGAAACCGCTTTCTCCAAAAGGTTTCAGGCAACAATTTAAAAACGCTTCCACTCGAACTATTGGGTTTGCCTAATTTGCGTAAGTTGGATATTAGTGGCAATCCTTTAGAGAGCATTCCCGATGTGGTAACGCAAATACTACATTTGGAGGAACTTATCTTAATTCGAGTAGAGCTAACTAAAATACCTAATGCGATCGCTAATTTAACCAATCTGACGCAGCTTCACCTCAGTTACAACCGAATAACCCAGATTCCAGAGACGATCGCTAATTTAACCAATCTGACGCAGCTTCACCTCAGTTACAACCAAATAACCCAGATTCCAGAGGCGATCGCTAATTTAACCAATCTGACGCAGCTTCACCTCAGTTACAACCAAATAACCCAGATTCCAGAGGCGATCGCTAATTTAACCAATCTGACGCAGCTTCACCTTGGTGATAACCAAATAACCGAGATTCCAGAGACGATCGCTAATTTAACCAATCTGACGCAGCTTCACCTCAGTCGCAACCAAATAACCGAGATTCCAGAGGAGATCGCTCAATTAACCAATCTGACTGAGCTTGTCCTCAGTGGCAACCAAATAACCGAGATTCCAGAGGAGATTGCTCAATTAACCAATCTGACTGAGCTTGTCCTCAGTCGCAACCAAATAACCGAGATTCCAGAGGAGATCGCTCAATTAACCAATCTGACTGAGCTTGTCCTCAGTGGCAACCAAATAACCGAGATTCCAGAGGCGATCGCTAAATTAACCAAGCTGAGGGGGCTTGTCCTCAGTGACAACCAAATAACCGAGATTCCAGAGGAGATTGCTAAATTAACCAATCTGACGCACCTTGACCTCTTTTCCAACCAAATAACCGAGATTCCAGAGGAGATCGCTAAATTAACCAATCTGACATACCTTTACCTCTTTTCCAACCAAATAACCGAGATTCCAGAGGAGATCGCTAAATTAACCAATCTGACGCACCTTTACCTCTTTTCCAACCAAATAACCGAGATTCCAGAGGAGATCGCTAAATTAACCAATCTGACGCACCTTTACCTCAGTCGCAACCAAATAACCGAGATTCCAGAGGAGATCGAAAGTTTGCCGAAATTGGAAAAACTAGATTTACGGGGAAATCCGCTTCCTATTTCACCAGAGATTTTAGGATCTTCTGATGATGCTGGTTCAGTTGAAGATATTTTCAATTACTTGCGATTACTCCGTAGCGGTGAAGTGAGTCCACTCAACGAAGCCAAACTCTTGCTCATCGGACAAGGCAGCGTCGGCAAAACATCGCTTATTGAGCGATTAATCCGCAATAAATATGACAAAAATCAATCCCAAACCGACGGACTCAATGTAGAAACTTGGAACGTGCAAGTCAATAGCAAAGACATTCGCCTGAATGTTTGGGACTTTGGCGGACAGGAAATTTATCATGCCACCCATCAATTTTTTCTGACTAAGCGCAGCCTCTATCTCCTAGTCTGTAATTGTCGCACCAGCGAAGAAGAAAACCGCATCGAATATTGGCTGAAACTAATCGAAAGCTTCGGCGGACAGTCCCCCGTGATTATCGTTGGCAACAAAAAAGACGAGCAACCTCTCGACATCAACCGCAAAGCATTACGCGAAAAATATCCTAACATCCAAGACATTATCGAAACCTCATGCCAAGACAATATCGGCATTGATGAACTTCGCACCGCCATTTTGCAGCAAGTCGGCAAACTCAAAGAAGTCTATGACCTTCTACCACTCTCATGGTTTGAGGTTAAACAACAACTCGAATCCATGCCCCAAGACTTCATCAGCTACAACCGCTACATCGGCATCTGCCACGAAAACAAGATTCCTGAAGAACAAAACCAAGATCAACTCATCGATCTCCTCCATCGACTTGGCTTAGTTCTCAACTTCCGCGATCATCCCATCCTCAAAGATACCAACGTCCTGAAACCCAACTGGGTGACAGAAGGCATTTATGCGCTCTTGAGCGATGAAAACCTCAAAACTAAAACCAAAGGCATTTTTACCCCCGCCGATCTCATCCGTATCCTTGACCCAGAGCGCTATCCCACTCAGCGTCATGGCTATCTAATCGAACTAATGAAGGAATTCGAGCTTGGCTTTGCACTAGAATGTTACCCACCACAATTTCTGATTGCGGGACTTCTGCCAAAAGACCAACCAGACGAAACAGAACTCCAAGGCGAAACCCTGGAATTTCAATACCATTACAAAGTTCTCCCCGAAAGCATCATCTCCCGCTTCATCGTCAACACCCACGAAAAAATCCATAACCAAATCTATTGGCGCAGTGGCGTGATGCTGCAATATCAAGAAAACAACGAAATCTACAACATCGCTCGCATCAAAGCCGATCCCGAAGACAAAAAAATCTTCATCACCATTAGCGATCGCAAAGAAACCCGCCGCTTATTTCTCGGCATCCTCCGCGATGTCTTCCAAAAAATCCACAAAAGTCTCCCCAATCTCGAAATCACCGAATGGGTTCCCGTCCCCAACCATCCCAACCACCCGCCCCTCGACTACCAAGAACTCCTCGGACTCGAATCAATGGGTGAAAGCATAATAACTATCGGCAAACTAAAATTAAAACTCGATTTACGTCAACTTTTAGATGGCTATGAATCAGTAGAATCGCGTCGAAAATCACAAAAAACAGATAATGATTTAGGTGATAGGACTGCTTATGAAGATATGCGAGATATTGCTAAACTAGCTGTCAGCAGAGAAATTAAAATTAATAATAATAATAAAGCCGAGGCAAATGCTATGTCAGAAAATCCTCAATTCACAAACAACCTTCAAGGCGCAAACATCGCCAACCTTGCCAACCAAGTCAAAGACAACGCCAGTCAGCAAGCCTCTAACTTCAACCAAACAAGCGGCGCAAGCGTAGCAGAACTAATGCAACTGATCGGCAACTTGCGCCAAACTGCTGCCCAATTTCCACCAGAAACCCACGACGACATTATCATCGATATTGATGATGTAGAAGTAGAAATTCAAAAGCCAGAAAAAGAACGCAATTTACCCAAACTCAAAAAGCGTCTAGTAGCTTTACTAACTGCTGCTACTGTAGTCGCTGCCCCCATTGCAAGCATGACAGGCTTTACAAAGGATGTTCTGGAAATAGGAAGCAAATTAGGCATAGAACTAAAGCTTCCCCCTGTTAAATAG
- a CDS encoding type II toxin-antitoxin system VapC family toxin: MKYILDTHALIWFLEGNSRLSPIVKAILSDATSELILPAIALAESVWIVSRGKTSIPSVDALLKVVKNDKRVFIHPLDYDVIEKSAELTSINEMHDRQIVSTALVVESQGNQVALLTCDQNIFAAKLVTIIW, from the coding sequence ATGAAATATATACTTGATACTCATGCTCTAATCTGGTTTTTAGAAGGTAATTCTCGTTTAAGCCCTATTGTAAAAGCTATTCTTTCCGATGCAACCAGTGAATTAATTTTGCCTGCGATCGCTTTGGCGGAGTCGGTATGGATCGTTAGTCGTGGTAAAACTTCGATTCCTTCTGTTGATGCCTTGTTAAAGGTTGTTAAGAATGATAAACGAGTTTTTATACATCCACTGGATTATGATGTCATTGAAAAAAGTGCAGAACTAACCTCTATCAATGAAATGCACGATCGCCAAATTGTATCAACAGCTTTAGTTGTAGAGAGTCAAGGAAATCAAGTAGCTTTATTAACTTGCGATCAAAATATTTTTGCTGCAAAGTTGGTAACAATTATTTGGTAA
- a CDS encoding XisI protein: MDKVVLYRQYIQQLIQAKADRSMKSVKDVEAQPIFDTERDHYQLVYVGWTQNNIRDYGCLLHLDIKNGKIWIQYDGTEDGIASELLKLGVPYKDIVLGFQPARVRSDTEFAVG, encoded by the coding sequence ATGGATAAAGTAGTTCTCTACAGGCAATATATTCAACAACTAATCCAAGCAAAAGCTGATCGTTCGATGAAATCGGTAAAAGATGTTGAGGCTCAACCTATTTTTGATACGGAGCGAGATCACTATCAATTAGTATATGTGGGTTGGACGCAGAATAATATCAGGGATTATGGATGTTTGCTACATTTGGATATTAAAAATGGCAAAATTTGGATTCAATATGATGGTACGGAAGATGGAATTGCATCTGAGTTATTAAAATTGGGTGTACCATATAAAGATATAGTTTTGGGTTTTCAACCTGCTAGAGTGCGCTCTGATACGGAGTTTGCTGTAGGTTAG
- a CDS encoding XisH family protein: protein MAKDLYHEQVKRALEKDGWQITHDPYELRIGGVEIYLVIGGEQLIAAKRGNDKIAVEVKSFISPSRISDFHLAHGQFLDYRYALEDEDPERILYLAVPRFVYQTFFNLAFINSVVQRSQIKLLVYDLEKETIEQWIK, encoded by the coding sequence ATGGCAAAAGATTTGTATCACGAGCAAGTTAAACGCGCTCTTGAAAAAGACGGATGGCAAATAACTCACGATCCATACGAATTGCGTATAGGTGGAGTTGAAATATATCTAGTCATTGGGGGGGAACAGCTTATCGCTGCCAAAAGGGGAAATGATAAAATTGCGGTTGAGGTGAAAAGTTTTATTAGTCCCTCAAGGATTTCTGATTTTCATTTAGCGCATGGACAGTTTTTAGATTATCGCTATGCTTTAGAAGATGAAGATCCAGAGCGAATTTTATATTTAGCAGTACCTCGTTTTGTTTATCAAACCTTTTTTAATTTAGCTTTTATTAATAGTGTGGTACAACGCAGTCAAATTAAACTTTTAGTTTATGACTTAGAAAAGGAGACGATTGAGCAATGGATAAAGTAG
- a CDS encoding TIGR02921 family PEP-CTERM protein yields MISFWNTSFYGIFWLWNLAFLMLVYIGILPYVGVPLFQATLTGDIPTEFSLTLVTLIAIPTFSSIIGGWKFLKQPLKVIRLFYGIEAPLFVLCLLRLFVIRELTPASSQILIVTGVCIAAFAGELFLGYADRRKSGLQWVQMLAHTLMLVFGIYAGAILLFYALPFAVFLLQEFIKFTWLKPLWDVLYHSAFLGGVFVILIWLALIGFSATLFIAMPSMLTAMYVNSGAKILRAFALEHGKKKTFAGASAVFVAFAVTFISLQQQPQVLAFSLLANAPKNDGDRQTLVAKSEQIRTGLVNAYLSSYRYLSSKQENNHISAMYRHVLGLDKSAADGLQATYNFLMSPFLYNGSEKDPAKAEKLYADFFDTPLQKAEKTAVSHAVQSTFNEEEVKAGLLNINEKKVLLGSQEVTVKEHGDWADVELHEVYKNQTREVQEVFYSFSLPESAVITGLWLGDTNKLDQRFPFVVSPRGAAQKVYNSQVRRSRPIDPALLEQVGPRHYRLRAFPIPPNNVQQIQGQPALPTEMHLWLTYKVLGQDSGWEMPDLGERRNIFWTNQTKRIRNGKEIGLKDDAWLEKFIPASGKIQPVLHEVNLEEGYKILAKPLSSQDYTLPKNQRVAVVLDTSRSMGKHIQELVQTLSWLKKHDFADNDLTNNDADLYLSVSPGVTPKRLDDLQQFQPEKVTFYGTIQPQEMLTQFNNLRGDTAYDVVLLVSDEGSYELSKNNKTVPDSPAPLWMIHLGELPGAYNDGIIKSLQDSGGGVGVDISEVLQRIATKSILSNSVVSVVNGYAWYLQTLDTAIATSNQQDDLLPLAARQLILGLSKEIKLDNLKGLDAIHAVAKKYKIVSPYSSMLVLVNDEQRQLLKAAEAQGDRFDRKVENGKENLSKPINPLKVSVPEASGGWLLGVSAIALFIFVKRRR; encoded by the coding sequence GTGATATCGTTTTGGAATACAAGTTTCTACGGAATATTTTGGCTCTGGAACCTGGCATTTTTAATGTTAGTTTATATAGGAATATTACCTTATGTAGGCGTGCCATTATTTCAAGCAACATTAACAGGTGATATCCCAACTGAATTTTCCTTGACTCTAGTTACTTTAATTGCCATACCCACATTTTCTAGTATTATCGGTGGCTGGAAATTTCTTAAACAACCTTTGAAAGTAATTCGCCTATTTTATGGTATAGAAGCACCGTTATTTGTGTTGTGTTTGTTGCGGTTATTTGTGATTCGAGAACTGACACCAGCTAGTAGCCAAATTCTGATCGTAACTGGCGTATGTATAGCTGCTTTTGCTGGAGAATTATTTTTGGGTTATGCTGACCGACGCAAAAGTGGTTTGCAATGGGTACAAATGTTAGCCCATACATTAATGCTGGTATTTGGCATTTATGCAGGTGCAATTTTATTATTTTACGCCTTGCCTTTTGCAGTATTTCTGTTGCAAGAATTTATCAAATTTACATGGTTAAAACCATTATGGGATGTACTATATCACTCAGCTTTTCTTGGAGGGGTATTTGTGATTCTCATTTGGCTGGCTCTTATTGGTTTTAGTGCCACATTGTTTATTGCCATGCCATCGATGCTAACAGCAATGTATGTAAATTCGGGAGCAAAAATTTTAAGAGCTTTTGCTTTAGAACATGGTAAGAAGAAAACATTTGCTGGTGCTAGTGCAGTTTTTGTGGCGTTTGCAGTTACTTTTATATCTTTACAACAACAACCCCAAGTACTAGCTTTTTCACTCTTAGCTAATGCACCTAAAAATGATGGCGATCGCCAAACACTTGTAGCCAAGTCAGAACAAATTCGTACAGGATTAGTTAATGCTTATTTATCTTCTTACCGCTACCTTAGCAGCAAGCAAGAAAATAATCACATCAGTGCTATGTATCGTCATGTATTAGGCTTAGATAAATCGGCTGCTGATGGATTGCAAGCAACTTATAACTTTCTCATGTCGCCATTTTTATATAATGGTTCTGAAAAAGATCCCGCCAAGGCAGAAAAACTTTACGCCGATTTTTTTGATACACCTCTACAAAAAGCAGAAAAAACAGCAGTTAGCCACGCAGTACAATCGACTTTTAATGAAGAAGAAGTTAAAGCAGGTTTATTAAATATTAACGAAAAAAAAGTTTTATTGGGATCACAAGAAGTCACAGTTAAAGAACATGGTGATTGGGCTGATGTGGAATTGCACGAAGTTTATAAAAACCAAACACGAGAAGTTCAGGAAGTTTTTTACTCCTTTTCTTTGCCAGAAAGCGCTGTAATTACTGGCTTATGGTTGGGAGATACTAATAAATTAGACCAACGTTTTCCTTTTGTTGTCTCTCCTCGCGGTGCTGCCCAGAAAGTTTATAATTCTCAAGTTAGACGTTCACGGCCTATAGATCCAGCTTTGTTGGAACAAGTAGGACCGAGACATTATCGCTTACGGGCTTTTCCTATTCCTCCTAACAATGTACAACAAATACAAGGGCAACCAGCGCTCCCTACAGAAATGCACCTATGGTTAACTTACAAAGTTCTAGGACAAGACTCTGGTTGGGAAATGCCCGATTTAGGTGAAAGACGTAATATATTCTGGACTAATCAAACCAAGCGTATCCGTAACGGTAAAGAAATCGGTTTGAAAGACGATGCTTGGTTAGAAAAATTTATCCCTGCAAGTGGAAAAATTCAGCCTGTATTGCATGAAGTAAATTTAGAAGAAGGCTACAAAATATTAGCTAAACCCTTATCTAGTCAAGATTACACCTTACCTAAAAACCAACGAGTTGCTGTAGTTCTCGATACTTCTCGCAGTATGGGGAAACATATTCAAGAATTAGTACAAACATTATCATGGTTGAAAAAACACGACTTTGCAGATAATGATTTGACAAACAACGATGCAGATTTATATCTCAGTGTTTCTCCAGGAGTTACACCCAAACGGTTAGACGATCTCCAGCAATTCCAACCGGAAAAAGTCACCTTTTACGGCACAATTCAACCCCAAGAAATGCTGACACAATTTAATAATTTACGTGGAGATACAGCTTATGATGTCGTTTTGCTGGTGAGTGATGAAGGTAGTTATGAATTATCGAAGAATAATAAAACTGTCCCCGATTCGCCTGCACCTTTGTGGATGATACATCTAGGTGAATTACCTGGAGCTTATAACGATGGCATCATTAAATCATTGCAAGATAGCGGTGGTGGAGTTGGTGTTGATATTTCTGAGGTGCTGCAACGAATTGCGACTAAATCAATTTTAAGTAACTCTGTTGTGAGTGTTGTTAATGGTTATGCTTGGTATCTGCAAACATTAGACACAGCAATTGCAACTAGCAATCAACAAGATGATTTATTGCCATTAGCAGCCAGACAATTAATTTTAGGGTTGAGTAAAGAAATTAAGTTAGACAACCTCAAAGGTTTGGATGCGATTCATGCCGTAGCCAAAAAGTACAAGATTGTCAGCCCTTATTCTTCGATGTTGGTATTAGTCAACGATGAGCAAAGACAGTTACTCAAAGCAGCAGAAGCCCAAGGCGATCGCTTTGATCGGAAAGTTGAGAATGGGAAGGAAAATCTCTCTAAACCCATTAATCCCTTGAAAGTTAGCGTCCCTGAAGCATCAGGGGGATGGCTTTTAGGTGTGAGTGCGATCGCCCTATTCATTTTTGTGAAGCGTCGGCGTTAA
- a CDS encoding SpoIID/LytB domain-containing protein — protein MKCQFLLNALFAQMKAGYWWISILLWMTLATPSKASVILRIAIERGVNQVTVGSSTTALVKDGTGHTLGKLPAMSSFYAQAVPGGVALDKWQSGLFWIEPTGKGFVYIGERWYRGRTLVIPTDKGLTAVNWVDDEEYLYSVVGGEMDTEWPAEALKAQAVAARTFALYEREKQRNNPIYDLGDSPDHWQNYKGVINETPSTYAAVDATDKQVLTYKDSVILSVFHDCSGGHTENVEDVWGSHEPYLRAVEDYDQNVSECKWVKTFSPREISARISDVGNVKDMIVQTYSPFGSVKVLKIVGDKATIVLVGEKVRTALKIKSTHFILTKSADGSFVLQGLGYGHGLGMSQWGAYNLAKRGVNYLQILGHYYQGVALSTINAK, from the coding sequence ATGAAATGCCAATTCTTACTCAACGCCTTGTTCGCACAGATGAAAGCAGGATATTGGTGGATCAGTATCTTATTATGGATGACTTTAGCTACCCCAAGCAAAGCATCTGTAATCTTGCGAATCGCAATTGAGAGGGGAGTTAATCAGGTAACAGTTGGCAGTTCTACAACTGCGTTGGTTAAAGATGGTACTGGTCATACTCTCGGAAAATTACCAGCAATGAGTTCATTTTATGCCCAAGCAGTTCCAGGCGGTGTGGCTTTAGATAAATGGCAGTCTGGTCTATTTTGGATTGAACCCACAGGCAAGGGATTCGTTTACATTGGCGAACGCTGGTATCGAGGCAGAACTCTCGTTATCCCAACAGACAAAGGACTAACCGCCGTTAACTGGGTTGATGACGAAGAATATCTCTACAGTGTTGTTGGTGGCGAAATGGATACTGAGTGGCCTGCTGAAGCTTTGAAAGCACAAGCAGTTGCCGCCAGGACTTTTGCTCTCTATGAGCGAGAAAAACAACGCAATAATCCTATTTACGATTTAGGCGATAGTCCAGATCACTGGCAGAATTATAAAGGAGTAATCAATGAAACTCCTAGTACTTATGCCGCCGTCGATGCAACTGATAAACAAGTACTAACTTATAAAGACAGTGTTATTCTCTCAGTTTTTCATGATTGTTCTGGAGGACATACTGAAAATGTCGAAGACGTTTGGGGAAGCCACGAGCCTTACCTGCGTGCTGTTGAAGATTACGATCAAAATGTTAGCGAGTGCAAATGGGTGAAAACTTTCTCCCCTAGAGAAATTAGTGCCAGAATTTCTGATGTCGGCAATGTTAAAGACATGATTGTACAAACATACTCACCTTTTGGTAGTGTTAAAGTCTTAAAAATCGTTGGTGACAAAGCTACCATTGTACTGGTTGGCGAAAAAGTACGTACAGCCCTGAAGATTAAAAGTACCCACTTTATCCTTACCAAATCCGCAGATGGTAGTTTTGTACTTCAAGGACTTGGCTATGGTCATGGTTTAGGCATGAGTCAATGGGGCGCATACAATTTAGCTAAAAGAGGAGTAAACTACCTGCAAATTTTAGGGCATTATTATCAGGGCGTAGCTTTAAGTACCATTAACGCTAAATAA
- a CDS encoding serine hydrolase, whose protein sequence is MRLRWFLLPILSIFLLTSPSLAARLKSQKIDSTRNYLESTRDWKYLLASFESPRIVQKKLLPQLNKPEIFNNTNDTSLFGGIIPLGKEIPELKSQVKALMAHYSFLKPGMFFLDIETGNYLNIDGEKVFPAASTIKYPILIALFEQVDAGNIKLDEKLVMRRDLVASGSGDLQYKRAGIKLSVIETVNKMITISDNTASNMIIDRLGGKAKLNQRFHSWGLKNTVIRNMLGDFKGTNTTSPADLVRLSALVDQHKLISEGSQGQVLDILRHCHNNKLLAAGVGKGGTIAHKTGDIGFLVGDAGIISLPNGKHYLAGIFVIRPHDDERGREFVRQVSHLVYQYLDQPKLSQKY, encoded by the coding sequence ATGAGATTACGCTGGTTCTTACTACCTATTCTTAGTATTTTTTTACTAACATCGCCCAGTTTAGCAGCAAGATTAAAATCTCAAAAAATTGACTCTACTCGGAATTATCTAGAATCAACAAGAGATTGGAAGTATTTATTGGCTAGCTTTGAAAGTCCCAGAATTGTGCAAAAAAAGTTGCTTCCTCAACTCAATAAACCAGAAATTTTCAATAATACAAACGATACTTCTTTATTTGGTGGAATTATTCCATTAGGAAAAGAAATACCAGAGCTAAAGTCTCAAGTTAAAGCATTAATGGCTCATTACAGTTTTCTCAAACCGGGAATGTTTTTTTTAGATATAGAAACAGGAAACTATTTGAATATTGATGGTGAAAAGGTATTTCCAGCAGCTAGCACTATTAAATATCCGATTTTAATTGCTTTATTTGAACAAGTAGATGCTGGGAACATCAAACTTGATGAAAAGCTAGTAATGCGACGTGACTTAGTAGCGAGTGGTTCTGGTGACTTACAGTATAAACGAGCAGGAATCAAACTGAGCGTAATAGAAACTGTTAACAAAATGATTACTATCAGTGATAATACTGCTAGTAACATGATTATTGATCGTCTAGGCGGAAAAGCAAAACTTAATCAGCGTTTCCACAGTTGGGGACTAAAAAACACAGTCATTCGCAATATGTTAGGAGACTTTAAAGGCACTAACACCACTAGTCCAGCAGATTTAGTCCGGTTGTCAGCCTTGGTTGACCAACATAAGCTGATTTCAGAGGGTAGTCAAGGACAAGTTTTAGATATCTTGCGTCATTGTCATAATAATAAATTACTGGCGGCTGGTGTGGGGAAAGGTGGAACTATTGCTCATAAAACTGGAGATATTGGATTTTTGGTTGGGGATGCAGGAATTATTAGTTTGCCAAATGGTAAGCATTACTTGGCAGGTATTTTTGTGATTAGACCCCATGATGATGAACGAGGAAGGGAGTTTGTACGCCAAGTTTCTCATCTAGTTTATCAGTATTTAGATCAACCAAAATTATCCCAGAAGTATTAA
- a CDS encoding polysaccharide deacetylase family protein — MINNKESLWTPGKLVGLLILLCGGFSLGLIIFSKINLFQFDSKQTINVNNVAANVGTQQRVEELKIAMLKSWQGEAQVKGFSDSIPSSFQGAIIDSAKLSPSQKVIALTFDDGPWPESTAEVLDILKKNQIKGTFFVVGENVKNYPKLLKQEIAEGHVIGNHTWHHWYQFLNPQAAAYEIDHTEDIIFKTTGLKTNLFRPPGGVMHNGVVDYARNSKYAIIMWSSDSVDYSRPPVPKLISNIFREAKSGGIVLMHDGGGNRSRTVQALPEIIDNFRNQGYRFVTIPELLEIQDKNQKLIENKK; from the coding sequence GTGATCAATAATAAGGAGAGTCTTTGGACTCCAGGTAAATTAGTTGGGCTGCTTATCTTATTATGTGGTGGCTTTAGTCTGGGTTTAATCATCTTTAGTAAAATAAATCTTTTTCAGTTTGATTCAAAACAGACTATAAATGTAAATAACGTAGCGGCAAATGTCGGAACTCAACAGCGAGTTGAGGAATTAAAGATAGCGATGCTCAAAAGCTGGCAAGGGGAAGCACAAGTAAAGGGTTTTTCTGACTCTATTCCATCAAGTTTTCAAGGTGCAATAATTGACTCAGCAAAACTCTCTCCATCTCAGAAAGTCATTGCTCTCACCTTTGATGATGGCCCGTGGCCTGAAAGTACAGCAGAAGTGTTAGATATCCTGAAAAAAAATCAGATTAAAGGGACGTTTTTTGTAGTAGGAGAGAATGTAAAAAATTATCCCAAGTTACTCAAGCAGGAAATTGCTGAAGGTCATGTTATTGGTAACCACACTTGGCATCATTGGTATCAATTCTTGAATCCCCAAGCCGCTGCTTATGAAATTGACCACACCGAAGATATTATTTTTAAAACTACAGGCTTAAAAACAAATTTATTTCGACCACCTGGAGGAGTGATGCATAATGGGGTAGTTGACTATGCTAGAAATAGTAAATACGCTATTATTATGTGGTCATCTGACTCTGTAGACTATTCCCGTCCTCCGGTTCCCAAATTAATCAGTAATATATTCAGAGAGGCAAAATCTGGTGGAATTGTGTTGATGCATGATGGTGGTGGGAATCGTTCTAGAACTGTACAAGCTTTACCAGAAATTATAGACAACTTTCGCAATCAGGGATATCGCTTTGTCACTATCCCTGAACTCTTAGAAATTCAAGATAAAAACCAAAAATTGATCGAAAATAAAAAGTAA